AAACAAAAATTTACTGTTACTGATTAGCAATAGTGTTGATATAACATCACATCGTGACGGGTCAGTTACGCTTACCGGTTAATAATTGTTCAGATTCTTGTTTACTATTTTGAAGGTTTAGGTTTGAGTAGACCTGTTTTTTTGTCGTATCCATAGGGACAATGTTTGCACCCGCTTTTGCAACAGTAACCTCGTTTGAGATGGTATTTTTCAGTATAAATAATGAAACCCTCAGGTGATCGGTAATAGTCGTCAGGTTCCAATTCAGATAAGGGAGGAATTTTATTCATTATTGTTTGACGAATTTGGTTGTATAAACTCCATCCAGCGTATAAATTTTGACCAGATAAATTCCTGAACTTAATTCGTCAATCGCAATTGAATTCGTATTGCTCATATCAGATATCAATACAAGTTTACCGGAGTAGTCTATCATTTCAACACGCACTACCGGTGTGTTTGATTGTAAATTGATTTCGTTATCTGCCGGATTAGGAAACAGTTCAATTTGTACGCTGTTCTCATCAATGCCTGCTTGCGGACCAATGTAAACGCAGTAGTCTTCATATTCGCCGTAAAAGGCTGACACCGGACATGTTTCTGGTGCAGCAGTAGCGCTCATTCCAATGCGCATTTTTTTAACTCCAATAGATGCGCCGGATGGTATGGTCAATATACCTGTGATGCTGGTATTAGAGGTGAGATTATCAATAAGTAATTCAGATGTTTCAAAGTCTCCATCTCCATCAAAATCTATCCAAACAGAAAATCCTTCTGTAAAATTAAAACCTGAGTAGCCCGGTGTAAACGTGATGTTATAAGCGTTGCCCGGAGTTAATGCAGTAATAATTTGATTTGAGACAAGCCAACCTCCGTTTGTACCGGTGTTATTTGAAAAAGTATTAATTGCAATTGCTTGTATCCATTCAGTATTTGCATTTGCACCTTGTACATCACAGTATGTTTGTTCAGTGCAAGCGCCACAGCCAAGTGTTGTAACCAAAAGTGAACTGCTGTATCCCTGAGTGCTGTCAGCACATTGAGTGTGAATTTGAAATTCATATTCTGTGCAAGGAATCAAGCTTGTTAAATCGAAAGGAGAGCTCACGTTGAGTACTTCTGTCCAAAGAGATTCTTCACTTAATTTATATCTGATGTCGTAAGAAGTTGCCGAAAGAACATCTGACCATATCAAACTAATTGAAGTATTTGTTTTAGCTGAAACGTCAAGCGTGGGATTATTGCAGCATCCGTCTGTTTGAAAAATAAGAGGGTAGGAGAGATTACTTGAATCTGTTCCGCAAATACCTTGAACGTAGATATCGTAATATGAACAAGCAAGCAAGGTGTCAACTGCAAAAGTATTTGTTCCATTAACTGAAACAGAACTTAATGTTGATCCGTTGATAGCAAACCAAACTACGTAGTCAGTTGAGAATCCTTCCCATTCAAATGCTGCTGATGTATCAGTAATTGCGGTGAGCTGAATATTATATGGGGCATCACACGTATTTGGATCACATGCAGAAAGTAAACTGTCAATGTAACCTTTTACGTTGATGCGTCCACCACTTGATACTTCTGTCAACAAGCCTGCCGTTTCATCTACACTTTCAAGCATATATTGTCTCATGTCTAGCGCAGCACCTGAGGGATCATATTTTACATAATTGATAAAATCATTGCACGGGGCTGAGTACGCAAGTGCTACACAACCGGCTACGCAAGGTGTAGCGAATGATGTTCCACTTGAAATGGTATAAACATTACCAGGTGAAGTTGTTTGAACAGCACTGCCCGGAGCACCCACATCTACATGTGTTACTCCATAGCCTGAATTTGCCCTCAAATCCTGACTATTGGTCATGGTAACAGCAACTAAAAATTCAGACGTACACGTTGTTGGCATATCACCTACCACATCAACATTAGAGTTGTTATTGGTTGTTGCCGCAATATTTAATATTCCGTAATACCCCAGTGAATCATACATAGCGCACCACAGTGGAGAATCAGAAGCATCTGCATTATCTATTCCCCATGATGAGTTGGTAGCAACCACAAAAGCACCTTCTTGCCCGTACGTTTCATTATATTTTTTGCGCATTTTCAATGGATATGTATAGGCTGCAATGACGCTGGATTCATTGGATGCCTGTTGCCCCTGAACAACCATCATTTTCAGATTCCAGTTTACACCGGAAACTCCAGTGATATTATTTCCGGTAGCGCCAATCATTCCGGCAACGCGCGTGCCATGGCTTCCTGCGCCAATATTATCATCTAGCGTAATCACATGCCATCCTAGGTAATCGTCAATGTATCCGTTGTTGTCATTGTCAATTCCATCGTTCGGAATTTCAGCGTAGTTTTTCCAGATATTATCTTTCAGATCAATGTGATTAAGGTCAACTCCATTTCCTTCAATGATGCAAACAACAATGGTGTCACCATGCGTGGTGAGTCCGCCGGTTGTGATATCCCACGCTTCTGGGCTGTCAATATCTGCGTCAATTAATCCGCCGGTTTGCCCCGTGTTTTTATGATGCCACTGATTATTGAATAGGGTATCTGATGGTATTGTTTCACGTTCATATACGTAGTGATTTTTTTGCGCAACTAGAATTCCATCAGTTCCCTTGATCTTTACTAATATTTCATTGATATCACAGTTTGTGTTTACGAATTGAACCAGCCAAATATTCATTACATCTGAAATGCATGTAAAGGATTTTATCTCTTCAGATGTTGCAGACATTATAAATCGGCTAACATCTTCAGGTTTTTCTGAAGGGTTAATCTGAATTAATATTTCACCGGGCACATAGGTTGTGTTTTGACTTATTGCGTTGTTCAAGTAGAAGAACAGACTGGTGATGGTAAAAATTCTTACAAAGTTTATCATGCCTCAAATTTAGCTATAATTCAGTGTATATAACGTCTGAGATGATTGAAAGGATAGTTTCATTGATTAAAAAAACAATGATCTTGAAACCTTCAGAGGATAGTTGCAGTAAAAGCCCATACACGACAACAACAACCAAATTATGAAAACTATTATCACCTCCATGGTTATGGCCATGCTGTTTGCAGGCAGCCATGTTATTGCTCAGGGATCAGGCAAAGTAACACTTAGTGCAGATATTGAATCAACTGAACCGGTGCATGGTATTCAGGTTACTATTCTAGACATGAATACCAAAGAAATTATCCAACGCACTGAAATCAACAGCAGACTATACTGCATCCTTGCATTGGAAAATCGGTATATGATTTACTTTAAAAAAACCGGTTTACCTTCTACAAGAATTACGGTAGATACCAGAAATGCTGATGCAGCAGATTATAATATGCATGTTAAAATTAATTTGAGTGATGAATCTATTCTGTCTCAAGGGAGCATTTCTCAATCAGCCGGTGAATTGAAATTTAACGCAGTTTCTGGTTTGTTTACATTGCAAAGTGGTGTGCCCGGTATTGGTGTATTGGATTATTACAATAAGGTTACCGGTACTCCATCCTTCTAATCAGAAAACCGAACGAATACCCAAGTGAATTTTAGTGTTGCTCAGAATTGGATTTGTTTTCAAATACCAACCATTAGCAATGAGTAGTTCCAATTTGATGTTTCCT
This genomic stretch from Crocinitomicaceae bacterium harbors:
- a CDS encoding S8 family serine peptidase; translation: MINFVRIFTITSLFFYLNNAISQNTTYVPGEILIQINPSEKPEDVSRFIMSATSEEIKSFTCISDVMNIWLVQFVNTNCDINEILVKIKGTDGILVAQKNHYVYERETIPSDTLFNNQWHHKNTGQTGGLIDADIDSPEAWDITTGGLTTHGDTIVVCIIEGNGVDLNHIDLKDNIWKNYAEIPNDGIDNDNNGYIDDYLGWHVITLDDNIGAGSHGTRVAGMIGATGNNITGVSGVNWNLKMMVVQGQQASNESSVIAAYTYPLKMRKKYNETYGQEGAFVVATNSSWGIDNADASDSPLWCAMYDSLGYYGILNIAATTNNNSNVDVVGDMPTTCTSEFLVAVTMTNSQDLRANSGYGVTHVDVGAPGSAVQTTSPGNVYTISSGTSFATPCVAGCVALAYSAPCNDFINYVKYDPSGAALDMRQYMLESVDETAGLLTEVSSGGRINVKGYIDSLLSACDPNTCDAPYNIQLTAITDTSAAFEWEGFSTDYVVWFAINGSTLSSVSVNGTNTFAVDTLLACSYYDIYVQGICGTDSSNLSYPLIFQTDGCCNNPTLDVSAKTNTSISLIWSDVLSATSYDIRYKLSEESLWTEVLNVSSPFDLTSLIPCTEYEFQIHTQCADSTQGYSSSLLVTTLGCGACTEQTYCDVQGANANTEWIQAIAINTFSNNTGTNGGWLVSNQIITALTPGNAYNITFTPGYSGFNFTEGFSVWIDFDGDGDFETSELLIDNLTSNTSITGILTIPSGASIGVKKMRIGMSATAAPETCPVSAFYGEYEDYCVYIGPQAGIDENSVQIELFPNPADNEINLQSNTPVVRVEMIDYSGKLVLISDMSNTNSIAIDELSSGIYLVKIYTLDGVYTTKFVKQ